TATTAGCAATCTtatatggcgatttcaacacctccaaatctggtaatgaaaactacaactcagatgaatgttacaatcaaacagctggtttgtaataagcacaatacttacagtaccaacactttgtagggcgcaacataacacatttcAGCTTCATGGAAAAAGCCACTTCCTTTTTAGACAACATACCATACATAGCCTATACATTACTGCCATTTAGCACTGTTATTATAAtcagatatttttttaattttacaaacaaaaaaaaatcttctttCATCGAAATATGGCACCGTTTTATTTTAATTGAATCGATAACTGGTGGTACTGACAGAATTCGGTCAATGCCTATAAAAGTACAGAGTAAGGTACTAATCCCTATCTGTgatagtcacatgactgtcacatgacaACCCCTCCTACATGCTTCCTGGTCGTCATTTAGGCCCTAAATGAGTGTATATTGTACGTAaaattacattattatatattatattatatacctTTATTATGGTTGATACAGAAATATTGAGCGCATGTACACACGTGTTTGTCAAATTGATGGCGTTTGCTCACCACTTCGCAGTCGGGGATCTTGTGAGGCTGCAAACCAAAATCAAGCTTCTTTGGTTTCTTACCAAATAGTTCTCGACAAAACATTTCATATATGCCTGTGAGgacggaaaaaaacaacaacatgattaAATCTCCTCTTCAGTACGCCCATAAATAGATAGGTATTGCTTACATTTGCCGTTGAAGACGGCGATAAGAGGTTTGAATTTCTTAAGCTTCTCGACTAGAATTGTGCCTCCTTCGCGCAGCTCTTTGCTGtagggacaaaaaaaacaaactgttcAAGCAATAAGGAATAAAATGCTCAATgaacaaaaaaatattgttggGACGCTGTTTACGTTGAGAGGTCTTTGCTGCCCGGCGTCGCCCTGGCAACCATGTTGGTGAAGCCCATCTTGTACTTGCCCGGCAAAGCTGTGTCGTGCATGTGGTTGAGCTGCACTTCAGTGAATCCCGACAGGAAGAGACATTTCCCTGAAAAACAAGAAAAGGCTGTCAATGAGCTTTCTGGCAGATGCAGGGCACCTCCACAGGGTCCCTGCCCCTCtcacttgtattattttgtaatgtGGAATGTTGGAAAAGGTTTGTGCAGTTAGTTAAACCAAAACAATGGTTGgtttgaaaaacactaacctatttatcatTAACTGGACTTATGCAGTCTTTAGTTTGAAGTGGAGTGGTTATTTTATTGGCGACACATTGCAGCCACAATTTTCATTCAGTTAAGCTCATGACTAAGGacgggtaccgttcacatttgaaccgatacggtactgATTGCCAGGAAGTCAACAGTACCAATTGTTGGTtcttttgtgtgttaataaatattatttttgataaaaataaattatcaTTTGTTTACAGAAACATTAAGGAATGAGCTAATTATGATAACTGCTATCTAGTTATAttgtgttttattatcacatttccaAGTCTCATTTGCAGTTGCAAGTCCAAAACGTCAGGTGGCAGTGGTGTATAGTTTATGGCGTGTTGTTTCATCAGTTCAGTCTTTGAtgaatctagtcttttgttgcgctctacaaagtgtttatagtGTAAGAATTGTACTTATTATGCACCAACTGTTTGATCGAAACATGCATCTTAGCTATAGTTTttattaacaaatttggaggtgttgaaatcgctatTTAAAATCACTGACGTTATTAAGTAGTATGTCAAtaacaaagccaatgtatattggCATCAAGCTAGCAAATTTATGGAAATTTGTTACTttgcagcattttttttaatcaatttctttATTGGCATTGATAATTGCAAAATAATCTAAGGTAGTTTGGCTAAATTTGCTCAGAGTGCCAAAGTCTAGTCTCGGACCAGCTGGAAGTCGGTCGGTGCCAAAAGAGGACCTGATTCGGTACCCATCTCTACTAATGAGGCAAGCACGTTTGATACTGGATACTTactaatacgcttctgccttgacTAAACTATATTTAAAAACCTGGTGGCCTATTTTAggctcccccccacccccacattTTGGTCTGTTTTGGGGTCTCAGAAGCCTCTGCGAGTCATAACCCAGGGGGAATTTTGACATTTTTAGCAAATGTTTTCCCCCACATTCGGGTctgttttggacttttttttccttcatCATTTGGTCTGGCTAACCGGGTCCCCTTTGAGTCATTCCCAGGgaaaattttgaccttttttcaacgtttttttttttttttaaacatgttggcCTGTTTTGGGTTCCTACCTGCGAGTCATTTCTCGGAGGGGAATTATGACCTTTTTTTggcttttttccccacattcttgTTTTGGGTCCCCTTTGAGTCATTCCCCGGGGGAGAATTCTGACCTTTTTCGGCCGCTTTCGACACCTAACACTTGGCCGCTTTTGGTTTCTCCAAGACCGGGTAGCTGCCGGCTGTAGGGGCCATTCATGATTCCGGGAATATGTCCTGCTGCTGCAGAAGCCCACCAGAGGGCTCTAGAACACCCGGGACACCTACAGGTCCCTTCCCCATTACTAAATTAGggggaaaatgtaaaaaataggcCGGGGACCTGCAGCACTCTGCCCCTTTTGGTGTCTACTTTACAAGCCATTATCATCcgattcttgttttttttttcttttttttattatatcggATCGAAAACCGATATCAATATGGGATTGCGACACCCCaacagagtaccgtatttttcagactataagtcgcagtttttttttcatagtttggccagtggtgcgacttatactcaggagcaacttatgtgtgaaattattaacacattaccgtaaaatatcaaatattattagatagctcattcacgtaagagactagacgtataagatttcatgggattcagcgattaggagtgatagattgtttggtaaacgtatagcatgttctatatgttatagttatttgaatgactcttaccataatatgttacgttaacataccaggcacgttctcagttggttatttatgcgtcatataatgtacacttattcagcctgttgttcactattctttatctattttaaattgcctttcaaatgtctattcttggtgttgggttttatcaaataaatttcccccaaaaatgcgacttgtatatgtctttttccttctttatcatgcattttcggcaggtgcgacttatactccggagcgacttatactccgagaaATACAGCAACTTCATTTTTGTAGAGAAGAATCAATTtgataaaacttacaaaaatgaTTTCCAGGACCAGGAAACCAGCGTCCGATGTAAGCGGCCATTAACCCTGGATTGATGCCAATCTGTTAGAGGAAAAAACGAACACGGTTTTGTGGTGCGGGACACGCCTTTTAAAAAAACGTCAGTAAAGACTGCTTACAATGACATAGTCGAGATTCTGTTCCAGCAGATCCGGGAGGGTTTTTTTCATCACCTCCTCCTCAGACATCCCTTTAAAACGGTCCACTTTCCTCTTCACCTTCTTGAAGCTCTCGTCAATCTTCTCCTGCTTTCCGTCAGCTTGACCCTCTGCGTTCTTCTTGGGCTTTGGGCCCGGTTTGCGCTTCGGGGCGTTGGGGTCCTTTGGGGGCTTTGGTGCCTTTGGGGGCTTAGGGGGCTTGGGAGCCTTTGGGACTTTTGGTGGTTTGGGTGGGCGTGGTTCCTTGGGTTGAGCTGATCTGCCTCTCTTTTTGGCCGGGGCTGCAAGGAcaattaaacacaaaaaaaatcagttatgactgataaaaaaaaaaaaaggaacaacatAATGAAATTTCCTTTAAATACAGAAGTATAAAAGAAAGGCAAATTAACAAATTGGGGAGTTGAAATAAGGTGCACTTGATGGAAATGTGCCTGACGACAGATTAATTCGGCAATAAGGAGAAGATTACGTTTGGTCAGGTCAGCCGGCTCCTGCTGCTCCATCATTGGCTGAGGGTTAACCACGGCAGGTGTGGCTGTTGCTCCCGTCGGTGCCTGCGGGTAGGGAGACTGATGGCTGAAGGCGGAATATTGTGCTTGGAGAGCTTGGAACTGCTGTGTCGACTGAATCCTGAGGCATGGCAAGGATAAATGGGGCAGGGCGTATTGACACATAAGGTAAAACATGTACTAGCAATGATACAGTGCCAGTTAAAGTTAAATCATagcatgaaaaaaatatataaaaaataaattacaaatgtatatatggtGCACATGCTTTCAATGTTCCTCACACTCGAAGGTTAGCATCCGTACACTCATGTGGAAACTCACCACTGCTGGAGATACTCCGAGGAGCCAACAGGCAAGGATCCATTCAGCCTATCGTCCATCTTTTGAGCCTTtagttttgttaaataaatcaacatGCATATTACACGCTCAGATTGTTGTCAATGTTTGCGTCAAGCTAAACTAGGGTGGCCGACAATCTTGCAAACAACGTCCAAACGCAGAAACGATCCAAAAccaggggccagatgtggcccgccacatcatttaaatggtCCGAAAGAGCCGGGATATAATAAAGCACCTTATCTTTTCttatttaatgcatttttttttcttcccatttTGACATTAACAAAAACATGCAAATGTTTATCTTAAATATTTTTCtaatattgcaaaaaaacattaaatttttgttttatttcgttaaaataaaaatacattgacttatgatttcaaagcaagttatccatcaaattgtacaatgTGTAAATGACaacagattttacagtaaaattctggcgactaagctgccagttttttaccctATTACACCTTCGGTACAGTTTTTTCCATGagtagtaatgcactgtaaaaagaactgtagattttacagtgttATGCtgtaaatgaaacaaaaaaatatatagcaaCTGAGCTTTTtaatataacatttaaataaatttttttacagCGTACGTAAGAGAGACTAATAAAATGCAactacatactgtatgtgtatcatatacatttatattcatatattatttactGTTATACTGTCCTCAataaaaaggagtttgacacgcctgattgatttgattgattgatacttttattagtagattgcacagtacagtacatattccgtacaattgaccactaaatggtaacacccgaataagtttttcaacttgtttaagtcggggtccacgttaatcaattcatggtacaaatatatactatcagcatagtaCAGTCATCAcgcaggttaatcatcatagtatatacattgacttATTTACATTACtgacaatccggggggtgggatgaggagctttggttgatatcagtacttcagtcatcaacaattgcatcaacagagaaatggacattgaaacagtgtaggtcttacttggtagaatatgtacagcgagcagagaacatagtgagttcacatagcataagaacaaatgaatacattagaagtacatttgattatttacattaggttatttataaaccggggagatgggatgtgaatggaggagggtattagtaaagggttgaagttgcctggaggtgttgttttagagcggttttgaaggaatatagagatgcacttacttttacacctgatATAACATACAACTGGAAAATACTGCACCCTTGCAGCGTTGCTCTCTTTTTTGGTCGTTTATTGGATTCTGGACGTGCAGAATTTAATTAATTGCAACAGTTTTAATTAAGAGCATCCTtcagtctttttattttttgggtcattttcacggtggtagaggggttagtgcgtctgcctcacaatacgaaggtcctgagtagtcagggttcaatcccgggctcgggatctttctgtgtggagtttgcatgttctccccgtgaatgcgtgggttccctccgggtactccggcttcctcccacttcaaaacacatgcacctggggataagttgattggcaacactaaattggccctaatgcaggggtcaccaacgctgtgcccgtgggcaccaggtagcccgttaggaccagatgagtagcccgctggcctgttctaaaaatagctcaaatagcagcacttaccagtgaactgcctctatttttaaaattgtgtttatttactagcaagctggtctcgctttgctcgacatttttaattctaagagagacaaaactcaaatagaatttgaaaatccaagaaaatattttaaagacgtggtcttcacttgtttaaataaatgaatttattttttttactttgctttttataactttcagaaagacaattttagagaaaaaaatacaaccttaaaaattattttaggattattaaacacatatacctttttaccttttaaattctttccttttctttcctgacaatttaaatcaacgttgaagtaaattaattttttttattgtaaagaataataaatacattttaatttaattcttcattctagcttctgtttttttgacgaacaatatttgtgaaatatttcttcacacttattactattaaaattttaaaaaattagaaaATCCTTagagtcaaatttaaatcttatgtcaaagtcttttgaatttcttttaaaatttttgttcttgaa
The sequence above is drawn from the Nerophis ophidion isolate RoL-2023_Sa linkage group LG03, RoL_Noph_v1.0, whole genome shotgun sequence genome and encodes:
- the LOC133549268 gene encoding G/T mismatch-specific thymine DNA glycosylase-like isoform X1 produces the protein MDDRLNGSLPVGSSEYLQQWIQSTQQFQALQAQYSAFSHQSPYPQAPTGATATPAVVNPQPMMEQQEPADLTKPPAKKRGRSAQPKEPRPPKPPKVPKAPKPPKPPKAPKPPKDPNAPKRKPGPKPKKNAEGQADGKQEKIDESFKKVKRKVDRFKGMSEEEVMKKTLPDLLEQNLDYVIIGINPGLMAAYIGRWFPGPGNHFWKCLFLSGFTEVQLNHMHDTALPGKYKMGFTNMVARATPGSKDLSTKELREGGTILVEKLKKFKPLIAVFNGKCIYEMFCRELFGKKPKKLDFGLQPHKIPDCEVALYLMPSSSARCAQFPRAQDKVHFYIKLRELRDQLRGAAKPREIEEVHYSFDLSLAKEDAKRLAIKEEQYDPGYEDAYGGAYAQPGGEGDQSQANGHCTFSPSENTDRAQEASTSQTPEGQLPDGQWMSQSFADEIPDISGGAKDGAA
- the LOC133549268 gene encoding G/T mismatch-specific thymine DNA glycosylase-like isoform X2, whose product is MMEQQEPADLTKPPAKKRGRSAQPKEPRPPKPPKVPKAPKPPKPPKAPKPPKDPNAPKRKPGPKPKKNAEGQADGKQEKIDESFKKVKRKVDRFKGMSEEEVMKKTLPDLLEQNLDYVIIGINPGLMAAYIGRWFPGPGNHFWKCLFLSGFTEVQLNHMHDTALPGKYKMGFTNMVARATPGSKDLSTKELREGGTILVEKLKKFKPLIAVFNGKCIYEMFCRELFGKKPKKLDFGLQPHKIPDCEVALYLMPSSSARCAQFPRAQDKVHFYIKLRELRDQLRGAAKPREIEEVHYSFDLSLAKEDAKRLAIKEEQYDPGYEDAYGGAYAQPGGEGDQSQANGHCTFSPSENTDRAQEASTSQTPEGQLPDGQWMSQSFADEIPDISGGAKDGAA